From a single Nissabacter sp. SGAir0207 genomic region:
- the mlaD gene encoding outer membrane lipid asymmetry maintenance protein MlaD, with protein MQTKKSEIWVGAFLLIALGAILFLALKVANITSMRPHPTYRIYATFDNIGGLKASSPVRIGGVVIGRVADISLDNNYSPRVAMDIDEQYNQIPDTSSLAIRTSGLLGEQYLALNVGFEDPEMGTAMLKEGGTIQDTKSAMVLEDLIGQFLYKSGGSDDAAKPGAQAAPAATPAAPSN; from the coding sequence ATGCAAACGAAAAAGAGTGAAATCTGGGTTGGGGCGTTCCTGCTGATCGCGCTGGGCGCCATCCTGTTTCTGGCCCTGAAGGTGGCGAACATCACCTCAATGCGGCCGCACCCCACCTACCGCATCTACGCGACCTTCGACAACATCGGCGGCCTGAAAGCCAGCTCGCCGGTGCGCATCGGCGGCGTGGTGATTGGCCGGGTGGCGGATATCTCCCTGGACAACAACTACTCGCCGCGCGTGGCAATGGACATCGACGAGCAGTACAACCAGATCCCGGACACCAGCTCACTGGCGATCCGCACCTCCGGCCTGCTGGGGGAGCAGTATCTGGCGCTGAATGTCGGCTTTGAAGACCCGGAGATGGGGACTGCTATGCTGAAAGAGGGCGGCACCATCCAGGACACCAAATCGGCAATGGTACTGGAGGATTTGATCGGCCAGTTCCTGTACAAGAGCGGCGGCTCCGATGACGCCGCCAAACCGGGCGCGCAGGCTGCGCCTGCCGCAACACCTGCTGCACCCAGCAATTAA
- the mlaE gene encoding lipid asymmetry maintenance ABC transporter permease subunit MlaE, whose protein sequence is MLTTALASLGRRGISLCRAFGRAGLMMFGALMGRPHPRKHGALLVKQLYSVGVMSLLIIVVSGLFIGMVLGLQGYLILTTYSAETSLGMMVALSLLRELGPVVTALLFAGRAGSALTAEIGLMKATEQLSSMEMMAIDPLRRVVAPRFWAGMISMPLLTAIFVAVGIWGGSLVGVDWKGIDSGFFWSAMQNAVDWRQDLVNCLLKSAVFAVTVTWIALFNGYDAVPTSQGISRATTRTVVHSSLAVLGLDFVLTALMFGN, encoded by the coding sequence ATGTTAACAACTGCACTGGCGTCACTCGGACGCCGTGGGATCTCACTGTGCCGCGCATTTGGCCGTGCCGGGCTGATGATGTTCGGCGCCCTGATGGGCCGCCCGCACCCGCGCAAGCATGGGGCACTGCTGGTGAAGCAGCTTTACAGCGTCGGCGTGATGTCGCTGCTGATTATCGTGGTCTCCGGGCTGTTTATCGGCATGGTGCTGGGGTTGCAGGGCTACCTGATCCTCACCACCTACAGCGCCGAAACCAGTCTGGGGATGATGGTGGCGCTCTCGCTGCTGCGTGAACTGGGGCCGGTGGTGACCGCGCTGCTGTTCGCCGGCCGCGCTGGCTCGGCGCTTACCGCCGAGATTGGCCTGATGAAGGCCACCGAGCAGCTCTCCAGCATGGAGATGATGGCGATCGACCCGCTACGCCGGGTGGTGGCACCACGCTTCTGGGCTGGCATGATCAGTATGCCGCTGCTGACGGCGATCTTCGTCGCGGTCGGCATCTGGGGCGGCTCGCTGGTGGGCGTGGACTGGAAGGGCATCGACAGCGGCTTCTTCTGGTCGGCGATGCAGAATGCCGTCGACTGGCGGCAGGATCTGGTCAACTGCCTGCTGAAGAGCGCGGTCTTTGCGGTCACCGTGACCTGGATTGCGCTGTTCAATGGCTATGACGCCGTCCCCACTTCGCAGGGGATTAGCCGGGCGACGACCCGTACCGTGGTGCACTCCTCATTGGCGGTGCTGGGATTGGATTTTGTGCTGACGGCACTGATGTTTGGGAACTAA
- the mlaF gene encoding phospholipid ABC transporter ATP-binding protein MlaF, whose protein sequence is MNQKASNLVEIKGISFMRGDRPIFEKINMTVPRGKVTAIMGPSGIGKTTLLRLIGGQLAPDEGEIWFDGENIPTLSRRKLYATRKKMSMLFQSGALFTDLNVYENVAFPLREHSHLPEPLLHTTVMMKLEAVGLRGAAKLMPSELSGGMARRAALARAIALDPTLIMFDEPFVGQDPITMGVLVKLIDELNHALGVTCIVVSHDVPEVLSIADYAYIVAEQHVIAEGTPAALQANADPRVRQFLDGIADGPVPFRFPAGDYQTELLG, encoded by the coding sequence ATGAACCAGAAGGCATCGAATCTGGTGGAGATCAAAGGCATCAGTTTTATGCGCGGCGATCGCCCCATCTTCGAGAAAATCAATATGACGGTGCCGCGTGGCAAGGTCACCGCCATCATGGGCCCCTCCGGTATCGGTAAAACCACGCTATTGCGCCTGATCGGCGGGCAGCTCGCCCCCGATGAGGGCGAGATCTGGTTTGATGGTGAAAACATTCCCACCCTCTCGCGCCGCAAGCTCTACGCCACGCGCAAAAAGATGAGCATGCTGTTCCAGTCCGGCGCGCTGTTTACCGATCTGAATGTCTATGAGAATGTCGCGTTCCCGCTGCGGGAGCATAGCCACCTGCCCGAGCCGCTGCTGCACACCACGGTGATGATGAAGCTGGAGGCGGTGGGCCTGCGCGGCGCGGCCAAGCTGATGCCCTCGGAGCTATCCGGCGGCATGGCGCGGCGTGCGGCGCTGGCGCGTGCCATCGCCCTCGACCCGACGCTGATCATGTTTGATGAGCCGTTCGTCGGGCAAGACCCCATCACCATGGGCGTGCTGGTGAAACTGATCGACGAGCTGAACCATGCGCTCGGCGTGACCTGCATCGTGGTCTCCCACGATGTGCCGGAGGTGCTGAGCATCGCGGATTACGCCTATATCGTGGCGGAGCAGCATGTGATCGCCGAAGGGACGCCCGCGGCGTTGCAGGCCAATGCCGATCCGCGCGTGCGCCAGTTCCTCGACGGCATCGCCGACGGCCCGGTGCCATTCCGTTTCCCGGCCGGTGATTACCAGACCGAGCTGCTAGGATAA
- a CDS encoding calcium/sodium antiporter: MLLATILLIVGLLLLSYAADRLVYGAAVLSRSMGVPPLVTGMTIVGIGISLPELVVSTTAAIGGQRDLAIGNAIGSNIINILLILGGAALIHPLRVQSDIVRRELPLLLLITALCGVLLSDLQLSRLDGVILLLSAALFCLLMLKIARLAQREGSDPLTTEQLAELPQDSSNTVAVLWLLLAVVMMPLAAGMIVDNATVIARYFGVSELVIGLTVIAVGTSLPELATFVAGALKGEDDIALGNIIGANIFNLCIVLGIPALIAPGPFAPEAFRRDYWVMLAVSGVLAGLCLLRRHRIGRRAGALLLCGFMAYLAWLLLFPAGPAL, from the coding sequence ATGCTGCTTGCGACCATACTATTGATCGTTGGTTTACTTCTACTTTCTTACGCGGCCGACCGTCTGGTGTATGGCGCGGCGGTGCTCTCCCGCTCGATGGGGGTGCCGCCGCTGGTGACCGGCATGACCATTGTCGGCATCGGCATCTCGCTGCCGGAGCTGGTGGTCTCCACCACTGCCGCGATTGGCGGGCAGCGCGATTTGGCGATAGGCAACGCCATTGGCTCCAACATCATCAACATCCTGCTGATCCTGGGCGGCGCGGCACTGATCCACCCGCTGCGGGTGCAGTCTGACATTGTGCGCCGCGAGCTGCCGCTGCTGTTGCTGATCACCGCGCTGTGCGGCGTGCTGCTCTCAGACCTGCAACTCTCGCGGCTGGACGGGGTGATCCTGCTGTTGAGCGCCGCCCTGTTCTGCCTGCTGATGCTGAAGATCGCCCGGCTGGCGCAGCGCGAGGGCAGTGACCCGCTCACCACCGAGCAGCTGGCGGAGCTGCCGCAGGACAGCAGCAACACCGTGGCGGTGCTCTGGCTGCTGCTGGCGGTGGTGATGATGCCGCTGGCCGCTGGCATGATTGTGGACAACGCGACCGTGATCGCGCGCTATTTTGGTGTCAGCGAGCTGGTGATTGGCCTGACGGTGATTGCCGTCGGCACCAGCCTGCCGGAGCTGGCCACCTTTGTCGCAGGCGCGCTGAAGGGGGAGGATGACATTGCTTTAGGAAATATCATAGGCGCCAACATCTTCAACCTCTGTATAGTGCTCGGCATTCCCGCACTGATCGCCCCCGGCCCCTTCGCGCCGGAGGCGTTCCGCCGCGACTACTGGGTGATGCTGGCGGTCAGCGGCGTGCTGGCCGGCCTCTGCCTGCTGCGTCGGCACCGCATCGGCCGCCGGGCGGGCGCGCTGCTACTGTGCGGCTTTATGGCTTATCTTGCGTGGCTGCTGCTCTTCCCGGCTGGCCCCGCCTTGTAA
- the kdsD gene encoding arabinose-5-phosphate isomerase KdsD, which produces MANFELQPGFDFQQAGKTVLQIEREGLAQLDQYINDDFTRACERIFSCSGKVVVMGMGKSGHIGRKMAATFASTGTPAFFVHPAEASHGDLGMVSRHDVVIALSNSGESSEILALVPVLKRLHVPLICLTGNPESAMGRAADIHICVQVPQEACPLGLAPTSSTTAALVMGDAMAVALLEARGFTAEDFALSHPGGALGRKLLLRVSDIMHSGNEIPHVSRDATLRDALLEITRKNLGMTVICDDLMKIEGIFTDGDLRRIIDMGIDFNRARIEEVMTPGGLRVRPGTLAVEALNTMQSRHITALMVADGDQLLGVVHMHDMLRAGVV; this is translated from the coding sequence ATGGCGAACTTTGAACTCCAGCCCGGCTTCGACTTCCAGCAGGCCGGCAAAACCGTACTGCAGATCGAGCGGGAGGGGCTGGCCCAGCTCGATCAATATATCAATGACGACTTTACCCGCGCCTGTGAACGGATCTTCTCCTGTAGTGGCAAGGTGGTGGTGATGGGGATGGGCAAGTCCGGCCACATTGGCCGCAAGATGGCGGCGACCTTCGCCAGCACCGGCACGCCGGCCTTCTTCGTCCACCCGGCGGAGGCGAGCCACGGCGATCTGGGCATGGTCAGCCGGCATGACGTGGTGATCGCCCTCTCCAACTCCGGCGAGTCCAGCGAGATTCTGGCGCTGGTGCCGGTGCTCAAGCGCCTGCACGTGCCGCTCATCTGCCTGACCGGCAACCCGGAGAGCGCCATGGGCCGCGCGGCGGACATCCACATCTGCGTACAGGTGCCGCAGGAGGCGTGCCCGCTCGGGCTGGCACCCACCTCCAGCACCACCGCCGCACTGGTGATGGGCGACGCGATGGCGGTGGCGCTGCTGGAGGCGCGCGGCTTCACCGCCGAGGATTTCGCCCTCTCCCACCCCGGCGGCGCACTGGGCCGCAAGCTGCTGCTGCGCGTCAGTGATATCATGCACAGTGGCAATGAGATCCCCCACGTCAGCCGTGACGCCACGCTGCGCGACGCGCTGCTGGAGATCACGCGCAAAAACCTCGGCATGACCGTGATCTGTGATGACTTGATGAAGATCGAGGGCATCTTCACCGATGGCGACCTGCGCCGCATTATTGATATGGGCATCGACTTCAACCGGGCGCGCATCGAAGAGGTGATGACGCCCGGCGGCCTGCGGGTGCGCCCCGGCACCCTGGCGGTGGAGGCCCTGAATACCATGCAATCCCGGCACATTACCGCCCTGATGGTTGCCGATGGCGACCAGTTGCTCGGTGTGGTACATATGCATGACATGCTGCGCGCTGGCGTAGTTTAA
- the kdsC gene encoding 3-deoxy-manno-octulosonate-8-phosphatase KdsC, whose product MSDNAATVNTCYGPVSAEVLARARQIRLLICDVDGVMSDGLVYMGNQGEELKAFNVRDGYGIRCLLTSDVEVAIITGRSAKLLEDRAATLGIRYLYQGQSNKLIAFRELLTTLALRPEQVAYVGDDLIDWPVMAECGLAVAVADAHPMLTPRAHYTTRISGGKGAVREVCDLILLAQGKLEDAVGLSI is encoded by the coding sequence ATGAGTGATAACGCAGCAACTGTGAATACCTGTTACGGCCCGGTCAGCGCCGAGGTGCTGGCCCGCGCGCGGCAGATTCGCCTGCTGATCTGTGATGTGGATGGCGTCATGTCCGACGGCCTGGTCTATATGGGCAATCAGGGCGAGGAGCTGAAAGCGTTCAACGTGCGCGACGGCTACGGCATCCGCTGCCTGCTCACCTCTGACGTGGAGGTGGCCATCATTACCGGCCGCTCCGCCAAGCTGCTGGAGGATCGCGCCGCGACCCTCGGCATCCGCTACCTTTACCAAGGGCAGTCCAACAAGCTGATTGCCTTCCGCGAGCTGCTCACCACGCTGGCGCTGCGCCCGGAGCAGGTGGCCTACGTCGGCGATGACCTGATTGACTGGCCGGTGATGGCCGAGTGCGGCCTGGCGGTGGCGGTGGCGGATGCCCACCCGATGCTGACGCCGCGCGCCCACTACACCACCCGCATCAGCGGGGGCAAGGGCGCGGTGCGCGAGGTGTGTGACCTGATCCTGCTGGCGCAAGGGAAGCTGGAGGACGCCGTCGGGCTTTCAATATGA
- the lptC gene encoding LPS export ABC transporter periplasmic protein LptC: MSRAKFLITLLLALAALVLIGWNLADEDEAAPTAAINTQDPTYQSQHTVTVVYDPTGKLNYKLVADDVKYYTAEELSWFTNPVMTLYDANTVPTWSVRADRAKLTKDRMLYLYGHVEVNSLTATSQLQRIKTDNAQVNLVSQDVTSDDEVTLYGAAFTSKGMKMRGNLRTKTAQLIEKVNTYYEIQTSNPAP; encoded by the coding sequence ATGAGCAGAGCAAAGTTTCTGATTACCCTGCTGCTGGCGCTGGCCGCGCTGGTACTGATTGGCTGGAACCTGGCCGATGAGGATGAGGCGGCACCGACGGCGGCCATCAACACCCAGGACCCGACCTACCAGAGCCAGCACACCGTTACCGTGGTCTACGACCCGACCGGCAAGCTGAACTACAAGCTGGTGGCCGATGACGTCAAATATTACACGGCGGAGGAGCTGAGCTGGTTCACCAACCCGGTGATGACGCTCTATGACGCCAATACCGTCCCGACCTGGTCGGTGCGCGCCGATCGCGCCAAGCTGACCAAGGATCGGATGCTCTATCTCTATGGGCATGTTGAGGTCAACAGCCTGACCGCGACCTCGCAGTTACAGCGGATCAAAACGGACAACGCCCAGGTCAACCTGGTGAGCCAGGATGTCACCTCGGATGATGAAGTGACCCTCTACGGAGCCGCTTTCACCTCCAAGGGCATGAAAATGCGCGGCAATTTGCGGACCAAAACAGCACAGCTGATCGAAAAGGTAAACACCTACTATGAAATCCAGACTTCAAACCCCGCTCCGTAA
- the lptA gene encoding lipopolysaccharide ABC transporter substrate-binding protein LptA — translation MKSRLQTPLRNLLVASSLLAVSVPALALKDDTSQPIHIDSAQQALDMEGNTVTFTGNVVAKQGSIEIKADKVVVIRPQGQQGKEVIEAFGNPATFYQLQDNGKPVKGHSQKMRYELGNDYVILTGNAYLEQLDSNVKGDRITYLVQKQQMEAFSNEGKRVTTVLIPTQLQDKGTPSSGQKKSN, via the coding sequence ATGAAATCCAGACTTCAAACCCCGCTCCGTAACCTGCTGGTTGCCAGTTCGCTTCTGGCTGTGAGCGTGCCGGCCCTGGCGCTGAAAGATGACACCAGCCAGCCGATCCACATCGACTCCGCCCAGCAGGCGCTGGACATGGAGGGCAACACCGTGACCTTCACCGGCAACGTGGTGGCGAAACAGGGCAGCATCGAGATCAAGGCCGACAAGGTGGTGGTGATCCGCCCGCAGGGGCAGCAGGGCAAGGAGGTGATTGAGGCCTTCGGCAACCCGGCGACCTTCTACCAGTTGCAGGACAACGGCAAGCCGGTGAAGGGCCACTCGCAGAAGATGCGTTATGAGCTGGGAAATGACTATGTCATCCTGACCGGCAACGCCTATCTGGAGCAGCTCGACAGCAATGTGAAGGGCGACCGCATCACCTATCTGGTGCAAAAACAGCAGATGGAAGCTTTCAGTAACGAAGGCAAACGTGTTACCACTGTGTTAATCCCGACCCAATTGCAGGACAAAGGCACCCCGTCCAGCGGACAGAAGAAGAGTAACTGA
- the lptB gene encoding LPS export ABC transporter ATP-binding protein, which produces MATLIAENLAKAYKNRRVVEDVSLKVHSGEIVGLLGPNGAGKTTTFYMVVGIVPRDAGRIVIDDEDISLLPLHARARRGIGYLPQEASIFRRLSVYDNLMAVLQIREDLTSEQRRDRAEELMEEFHITHLRDSLGQALSGGERRRVEIARALAANPKFILLDEPFAGVDPISVIDIKKIIEHLRDSGLGVLITDHNVRETLDVCERAYIVSQGRLIAHGSPSDILADEQVKRVYLGEEFRL; this is translated from the coding sequence ATGGCTACCCTAATTGCAGAAAACCTCGCCAAGGCGTACAAAAACCGTAGAGTGGTGGAGGACGTCAGCCTGAAGGTGCACTCCGGCGAGATCGTCGGCCTGCTCGGCCCGAACGGCGCGGGCAAGACCACCACCTTCTACATGGTGGTGGGGATTGTGCCACGTGACGCTGGCCGCATCGTGATTGATGACGAGGACATCAGCCTGCTGCCGCTGCACGCGCGCGCGCGCCGCGGCATCGGCTACCTGCCGCAGGAGGCCTCGATCTTCCGCCGGCTCAGCGTCTATGACAACCTGATGGCGGTGTTGCAGATTCGTGAAGACCTCACCAGCGAACAGCGCCGTGACCGCGCCGAAGAGCTGATGGAGGAGTTCCACATCACCCACCTGCGTGACAGCCTTGGGCAGGCGCTGTCAGGCGGTGAGCGCCGCCGGGTGGAGATCGCCCGCGCGCTGGCGGCCAACCCGAAGTTTATCCTTCTGGATGAACCCTTTGCGGGGGTGGACCCCATCTCCGTAATTGACATAAAAAAAATCATTGAGCACCTGCGCGACAGCGGGCTCGGCGTGTTGATTACTGACCACAACGTGCGCGAGACCCTCGACGTCTGCGAACGCGCCTATATCGTCAGCCAGGGGCGACTGATCGCCCACGGCTCCCCAAGCGATATTCTGGCCGATGAGCAGGTGAAACGCGTCTATCTGGGTGAAGAGTTCCGTCTCTGA
- the rpoN gene encoding RNA polymerase factor sigma-54, which yields MKQGLQLRLSQQLAMTPQLQQAIRLLQLSTLELQQEIQQALESNPLLEQSDIHEEIDAKETTDSEALDTREALEQKDMPEELPLDATWDEIYTAGTPSGTGTDYSDDELPVYQGETTQTLQDYLMWQVDLTPFSDTDTAIATSIVDAVDDTGYLTVTLEEILESMGDENVTLEEVEAVLKRVQRFDPIGVAARDLRDCLLIQLSQFIPDTPYLAEARLIVSEHLDLLGNHDFRTLMRSTRLKEDTLKGAMLLIQSLDPRPGQSINTGESEYVIPDVLVRKHQGQWAVELNADSIPRLKINQQYAALGGTARNDSDGQFIRSNLQEAKWLIKSLESRNETLLKVTRCIVAQQQAFFEHGEEYMKPMVLADIAQAVDMHESTISRVTTQKFLHSPRGIFELKYFFSSHVSTDSGGEASSTAIRALVKKLIAAENPAKPLSDSKLATLLSDQGIMVARRTVAKYRESLSIPPSNQRKQLV from the coding sequence ATGAAGCAAGGTTTGCAACTCAGGCTTAGCCAGCAACTGGCCATGACTCCCCAGCTCCAACAGGCGATCCGCTTGTTGCAGCTCTCAACGCTAGAACTGCAGCAGGAGATTCAACAGGCATTAGAGAGCAACCCCCTGCTGGAGCAGAGCGATATCCACGAGGAGATTGACGCCAAGGAGACCACCGACAGCGAGGCGCTGGACACCCGTGAGGCGCTGGAGCAGAAGGATATGCCGGAAGAGCTGCCGCTCGATGCCACCTGGGACGAGATCTACACCGCTGGCACCCCTTCTGGCACCGGCACCGACTACAGCGATGACGAGCTGCCGGTCTATCAGGGCGAGACCACCCAGACCCTTCAGGACTACCTGATGTGGCAGGTGGATCTCACCCCCTTCTCCGACACCGATACCGCCATCGCCACCTCGATTGTCGATGCGGTGGATGACACCGGCTACCTGACGGTAACGCTCGAGGAGATCCTGGAGAGCATGGGTGACGAGAATGTCACCCTCGAGGAGGTGGAGGCGGTGCTGAAACGCGTGCAGCGCTTCGACCCGATTGGCGTGGCGGCGCGTGACCTGCGCGACTGCCTGCTGATCCAGCTTTCGCAGTTTATCCCTGACACCCCCTATCTGGCCGAGGCGCGGCTGATTGTCAGCGAACACCTGGATCTGCTGGGCAACCACGATTTCCGGACGCTGATGCGCTCGACCCGGCTAAAAGAAGATACACTTAAGGGGGCGATGCTGCTGATCCAGTCGCTGGATCCGCGCCCCGGCCAGTCCATCAACACCGGCGAATCTGAGTATGTGATCCCCGATGTGCTGGTGCGCAAGCACCAAGGGCAATGGGCGGTCGAGCTGAATGCTGACAGCATCCCCCGGCTCAAAATCAACCAGCAATATGCGGCGCTGGGCGGCACGGCCCGCAACGACAGCGATGGCCAGTTCATCCGCAGCAACCTCCAGGAGGCCAAATGGCTGATCAAGAGCCTGGAGAGCCGCAATGAGACGCTGCTCAAGGTGACGCGCTGTATCGTAGCGCAGCAACAGGCCTTTTTCGAGCATGGCGAGGAGTACATGAAACCGATGGTGCTGGCGGACATTGCCCAGGCCGTGGACATGCATGAATCCACCATCTCGCGCGTCACCACGCAGAAGTTCCTGCACAGCCCGCGCGGTATTTTTGAGCTGAAGTACTTCTTCTCAAGCCACGTCAGCACGGACAGCGGCGGGGAGGCCTCCTCGACTGCCATCCGGGCGTTGGTGAAGAAGCTGATTGCGGCGGAAAATCCCGCCAAACCTCTGAGCGACAGCAAGCTGGCGACCCTGCTCTCCGATCAAGGGATCATGGTTGCCCGCCGCACAGTCGCAAAATACCGAGAGTCTTTGTCCATCCCGCCGTCGAACCAACGCAAACAACTGGTTTGA
- the hpf gene encoding ribosome hibernation promoting factor, with protein MQLNITGHHVEVTDALRDFVSTKFAKLEQFFDRINQVHVILSMERVQKVAEATVHVNGGELHATSEHEDMYAAIDGLIDKLSRQLNKHKDKLKQH; from the coding sequence ATGCAGCTCAACATCACCGGCCACCACGTTGAAGTCACTGATGCCCTGCGCGATTTCGTCAGTACAAAATTTGCCAAGCTTGAGCAATTTTTCGACCGAATCAACCAGGTTCATGTGATACTCAGCATGGAGCGAGTGCAGAAGGTGGCGGAAGCCACCGTGCACGTCAATGGAGGCGAGTTGCACGCCACCTCGGAACATGAAGATATGTATGCGGCCATCGACGGCCTGATTGATAAGCTGTCACGGCAGCTCAATAAACATAAAGACAAGTTGAAACAACACTAA
- the ptsN gene encoding PTS IIA-like nitrogen regulatory protein PtsN translates to MKDEMINDSIMQLSSVLSAECTKSGVHCSSKKRALEIISELAAKQLNLPSQAVFDAVLTRERMGSTGIGNGIAIPHGKLEEDTLRAVGVFIRLDQPIAFDAIDNQPVDLLFALLVPADQCKTHLHTLSQVAKRLADKSVCRRLRAAQSDEELYQIITE, encoded by the coding sequence GTGAAAGATGAGATGATAAACGACTCAATCATGCAATTAAGCTCTGTGCTCAGCGCAGAGTGCACCAAAAGCGGCGTCCACTGCTCCAGCAAGAAACGCGCCCTCGAGATCATCAGCGAACTGGCGGCGAAACAGCTGAACCTGCCGTCGCAGGCGGTGTTCGATGCCGTCCTGACCCGGGAGCGCATGGGCAGTACCGGCATCGGCAATGGCATCGCCATCCCGCACGGCAAGCTGGAAGAGGACACGCTGCGCGCGGTGGGCGTTTTCATCCGCCTGGATCAGCCGATCGCCTTCGACGCCATCGACAACCAGCCGGTTGACCTGCTGTTCGCCCTGCTGGTGCCTGCCGACCAGTGCAAGACCCACCTCCATACGCTGTCGCAAGTGGCGAAGCGTCTGGCGGATAAGAGCGTCTGCCGTCGGCTGCGCGCCGCGCAGAGCGATGAAGAGCTGTACCAGATCATTACCGAGTAG
- the rapZ gene encoding RNase adapter RapZ, giving the protein MVLMIVSGRSGSGKSVALRALEDMGFYCVDNLPVVLLPQLAHALAERNTSAAVSIDVRNMPETPELFEHAMAQLPESFSPQLLFLDADRNTLIRRYSDTRRLHPLSSRNLSLESAIDEESELLEPLRSRADLLIDTSEMSVHELAEMLRTRLLGKRERELTMVFESFGFKHGIPIDADYVFDVRFLPNPHWDPKLRPMTGLDRPVAAFLDRHTEVHNFIYQTRSYLEQWLPMLETNNRSYLTVAIGCTGGKHRSVYVAEQLADYFRSRGKNVQSRHRTLEKRKS; this is encoded by the coding sequence ATGGTGCTGATGATAGTCAGCGGCCGTTCCGGTTCAGGTAAATCCGTTGCCTTGCGTGCGCTGGAAGATATGGGGTTTTATTGCGTCGACAACCTGCCGGTGGTGCTGCTGCCGCAGTTGGCGCACGCGCTGGCGGAGCGCAACACCTCGGCGGCAGTGAGCATCGACGTGCGCAACATGCCGGAGACCCCGGAGCTGTTTGAGCACGCGATGGCCCAGCTGCCGGAGAGCTTCTCGCCGCAGCTGCTGTTCCTTGACGCCGATCGCAACACGCTGATCCGCCGCTACAGCGACACGCGCCGCCTGCACCCGCTCTCCAGCCGCAACCTCTCGCTGGAGAGTGCGATTGACGAGGAGAGCGAGCTGCTGGAGCCGCTGCGTTCCCGCGCTGACCTGCTGATCGACACCTCCGAGATGTCGGTGCATGAGCTGGCGGAGATGCTGCGCACCCGCCTGTTGGGCAAGCGCGAGCGTGAGCTGACGATGGTATTCGAGTCGTTTGGCTTCAAGCACGGCATCCCGATTGACGCCGACTATGTGTTTGACGTCCGCTTCCTGCCCAACCCGCACTGGGACCCCAAACTGCGGCCGATGACCGGTTTGGATCGCCCGGTGGCGGCCTTCCTCGATCGCCATACGGAAGTGCATAACTTTATCTACCAGACCCGCAGCTACCTGGAGCAGTGGTTGCCGATGCTGGAGACCAACAACCGCAGCTACCTGACGGTCGCCATCGGCTGCACCGGCGGCAAGCATCGCTCGGTCTATGTGGCGGAGCAGCTGGCCGACTACTTCCGTTCGCGCGGGAAGAATGTGCAGTCCCGCCACCGCACCCTGGAAAAGCGCAAATCATGA
- the npr gene encoding PTS phosphocarrier protein NPr, which yields MTVKQTVEIKNRLGMHARPAMKLFELVQSFDAEVLLRNDAGVEAEASSVIALLMLDSPKGQHIEIEASGPDEVNALNAVIELINSGFDEE from the coding sequence ATGACGGTCAAACAGACGGTGGAGATCAAGAACCGGCTCGGGATGCACGCCCGGCCGGCGATGAAGTTGTTTGAGCTGGTGCAGAGCTTCGACGCCGAGGTGCTACTGCGCAACGACGCGGGCGTGGAGGCGGAGGCCAGCAGCGTGATTGCGCTGCTGATGCTGGACTCGCCAAAGGGCCAGCACATTGAGATCGAGGCCAGCGGCCCCGACGAGGTTAACGCGCTCAATGCGGTGATTGAGCTGATCAACTCCGGCTTTGACGAAGAGTAA